In Vibrio gangliei, a single window of DNA contains:
- a CDS encoding phosphopantetheine-binding protein yields the protein MEQLHNELKALIIDALNLEDIQIDDIDTDAALFGDGLGLDSIDALELGLAIKKKYHVVIDADDSQTRQHFSSVANLAKYISSQQA from the coding sequence GTGGAACAGCTACACAACGAATTAAAAGCATTGATTATTGATGCATTGAACCTTGAAGACATTCAAATCGACGATATTGACACTGACGCTGCCCTTTTTGGTGATGGTTTAGGATTGGACTCTATTGATGCGCTTGAGCTTGGACTTGCGATTAAAAAGAAATACCACGTTGTCATCGATGCTGATGATAGCCAAACGCGTCAACACTTTTCCTCTGTCGCGAATTTAGCGAAATACATCTCCAGCCAACAAGCTTAA
- a CDS encoding AMP-binding protein: MIPTPFIPISELMQHTREPSLPVAQDLNGQSIDWYTFEQDVTQLHHHLSQSPAKRWAICCDNSYWFAVAFMAACHASKHVIIPGNLQPAALAELSQHFDAVLYDPGIEVGMFISHQTLALPLDKTTDSNSSDRFNNSVEFKTLSHVDITLFTSGSSGQPKAIYKPLAMLEREVAQLNATWGESLQGTLTASTVSHQHIYGLLFRILWPLSAGRPFYCLDWQYPEQILQHADDSTILISSPALLKRLQPYSSPNKLRAIFSSGGPLPFDAAQHCHTLFGLYPNEVLGSTETGGIAHRQQAHMNQPWKAFLGTKITQNAEGCLRILSPLLYDHLSDSNDWYQTADQCELLDDSHFLLKGRADRVIKIEEKRISLTEIEQRLQQLPHIEEAAVIPYQDSSRLITAAALTLTADGQQTLSELGKGRFVLMLRQQLRQWIEPVGIPRRIRILDEIPLNTQGKRLISDIEQLFTSAGNQ, translated from the coding sequence ATGATACCCACGCCTTTTATCCCAATATCTGAATTAATGCAGCACACTCGCGAGCCATCTTTGCCTGTCGCTCAGGACCTCAACGGCCAAAGCATTGATTGGTACACTTTTGAACAAGATGTCACCCAACTGCACCATCACTTAAGCCAAAGCCCGGCTAAACGTTGGGCAATTTGTTGTGACAATAGCTACTGGTTTGCTGTCGCCTTTATGGCAGCGTGTCATGCAAGTAAACATGTGATCATTCCAGGTAACCTACAACCTGCCGCGTTAGCAGAATTATCACAACACTTTGATGCAGTTTTGTACGACCCAGGCATTGAAGTTGGCATGTTCATCTCGCATCAAACCCTCGCGCTCCCTTTGGATAAAACAACGGATAGCAATAGCTCAGATAGATTTAATAACTCCGTTGAATTTAAAACACTATCCCATGTAGACATCACCTTGTTTACCTCAGGCTCTAGTGGACAGCCAAAGGCCATCTATAAGCCGCTTGCTATGTTAGAACGTGAGGTGGCTCAGCTTAATGCAACCTGGGGTGAATCGCTTCAAGGTACCCTCACGGCAAGTACCGTATCTCATCAACATATATATGGGTTACTGTTTCGAATATTATGGCCACTGTCTGCGGGTCGGCCGTTTTACTGTCTCGACTGGCAATATCCCGAGCAAATTTTGCAACACGCCGATGACAGCACCATATTGATCAGCAGCCCCGCGCTATTGAAACGATTACAGCCTTATTCTAGCCCAAATAAGCTACGCGCTATTTTTTCTTCTGGCGGCCCGTTGCCGTTTGACGCCGCGCAACATTGTCATACGCTATTTGGACTTTACCCGAATGAAGTGCTCGGCAGCACAGAAACCGGAGGTATTGCCCATCGTCAGCAAGCGCACATGAATCAACCTTGGAAAGCGTTTTTAGGCACAAAAATCACGCAAAACGCTGAAGGCTGCCTGCGAATTTTATCACCGCTCCTTTATGATCATCTGAGCGATAGCAACGATTGGTATCAAACCGCCGACCAATGTGAGTTGCTCGATGACAGCCACTTCCTATTAAAAGGACGGGCAGACAGAGTAATAAAAATCGAAGAGAAACGCATATCTTTAACTGAAATTGAACAACGGTTGCAGCAATTACCGCACATTGAAGAAGCGGCCGTCATTCCATACCAAGACAGCTCAAGACTCATCACTGCCGCAGCACTCACTTTGACAGCCGATGGACAACAAACATTATCCGAGCTAGGGAAAGGACGTTTTGTGTTAATGTTACGCCAGCAATTACGTCAATGGATTGAACCGGTCGGGATCCCGCGTCGGATCCGCATCCTTGATGAAATTCCATTGAACACTCAAGGCAAACGCTTAATCAGCGATATCGAACAACTCTTTACTAGCGCGGGTAATCAATAA
- a CDS encoding lysophospholipid acyltransferase family protein, translating to MTSSSLTLSQRLNKYWRVIATGTCFAIFGIGALCLTFIVFPLMTATARNQSQREMRVQAIIQKSFALFCATMKYTGAIDYRFDNVELLQQDKHCLIVANHPSLIDYVLIASRLPQCDCLVKAAIWHNPFMKGIVKAAGYIPNRDPETLLDDCSERLNHGNVLLIFPEGTRTTPGQESKLQRGAAQIAVRTQTDLRVVHITVTPNFLTKQMKWYQVPDTKPFFHINVKGKINIQEFINNSDSATTAARQLNRHLSNAIFPELARKH from the coding sequence ATGACTTCATCATCCCTGACACTCTCACAACGACTCAACAAATATTGGCGTGTCATCGCCACCGGCACATGTTTTGCTATTTTTGGCATCGGTGCTCTGTGTTTAACTTTTATCGTGTTCCCATTAATGACGGCAACCGCACGGAATCAAAGCCAACGAGAGATGCGGGTACAAGCCATTATTCAGAAATCCTTTGCGTTATTTTGCGCGACCATGAAATACACGGGCGCGATTGATTACCGCTTTGATAACGTTGAGCTTTTACAGCAAGATAAACATTGCCTCATCGTTGCTAACCATCCAAGTTTGATTGATTACGTATTGATTGCCTCCCGTTTGCCGCAATGTGATTGTTTGGTCAAAGCAGCCATTTGGCATAACCCGTTTATGAAAGGCATAGTGAAAGCTGCTGGCTATATTCCTAACCGAGATCCAGAAACCTTACTGGATGACTGTAGCGAGCGTTTAAATCATGGTAATGTTCTGCTGATTTTTCCGGAAGGAACCCGCACGACACCTGGGCAGGAGTCAAAATTACAACGCGGAGCGGCCCAGATTGCGGTACGAACACAAACCGATCTACGGGTGGTACACATTACGGTCACGCCCAACTTTTTGACCAAGCAAATGAAATGGTACCAAGTCCCGGACACAAAACCCTTTTTCCACATCAATGTTAAGGGTAAAATTAATATTCAAGAGTTTATTAATAACTCAGATTCAGCAACAACTGCGGCGCGCCAACTGAATCGACATTTATCGAACGCCATTTTTCCCGAATTGGCTCGCAAACACTAA
- a CDS encoding NAD(P)/FAD-dependent oxidoreductase encodes MERMQRTSVVIIGAGPSGSVASAILKQHDIDCVILERSTFPRFSIGESLLPACMESLKKANMFEAVNQGGFQFKNGAAFRYQNQYTHFDFTQKYSDGEGTTFQVPRGPFDKLLADEAQKQGVPIRYQHTVTQVDVERDKPCLTVTDEVGVEYHIEADFILDASGYGRVLPRLLHLEQPSGLPPRIALFTHVTDNITPELASELNYDRNKITIYVHPDNQSVWYWLIPFTHGRCSVGVVGSPEFFEDYPQDEIAALKQLTREEPHLKLLFRDAEFCHMSGKIGGYSANVKHLATDNYALLGNAGEFLDPVFSSGVTIAMKSAEMAAETLIRKFNGEQVDWQKEYAEPLMVGVNTFRAYVEGWYDSRFQDVVFYENANPEIKKKISSILAGYAWDTTNPYVASPEKRLKTLAELCRNG; translated from the coding sequence ATGGAAAGGATGCAGCGCACATCAGTCGTTATCATCGGTGCGGGGCCATCAGGCTCGGTCGCTAGTGCGATATTAAAACAACACGATATTGATTGTGTGATCTTGGAGCGCAGTACGTTTCCTCGCTTCTCTATTGGCGAAAGCTTACTGCCAGCGTGCATGGAAAGTTTGAAAAAAGCCAATATGTTTGAAGCCGTTAATCAAGGTGGTTTCCAATTTAAAAATGGCGCCGCATTTCGATATCAAAATCAATATACTCACTTTGATTTCACTCAGAAATATTCCGATGGAGAAGGCACGACTTTTCAGGTTCCACGTGGCCCATTTGATAAGTTATTAGCCGATGAAGCGCAAAAACAAGGCGTACCGATTCGCTATCAACATACCGTTACACAAGTGGATGTTGAGCGTGACAAGCCCTGCCTTACCGTAACCGATGAAGTTGGCGTGGAGTATCACATTGAGGCCGACTTTATTTTAGACGCCAGCGGTTATGGCCGAGTATTACCTCGTTTATTGCATTTAGAGCAGCCATCCGGTTTGCCACCGCGTATCGCTTTGTTTACGCACGTGACCGACAATATTACGCCTGAGCTTGCCAGTGAACTTAATTATGATCGCAATAAAATCACCATTTATGTTCATCCTGACAACCAAAGTGTGTGGTATTGGTTGATTCCATTTACTCATGGCCGATGTTCGGTTGGCGTGGTGGGAAGCCCAGAGTTTTTTGAGGATTATCCTCAAGATGAGATTGCGGCGTTGAAGCAATTAACTCGTGAAGAGCCTCATTTGAAATTATTGTTCCGTGATGCGGAGTTTTGTCACATGAGTGGCAAGATCGGAGGCTACTCCGCGAATGTAAAACATCTTGCGACAGACAATTACGCGCTATTGGGCAATGCGGGGGAGTTTTTAGATCCTGTCTTTTCATCGGGCGTGACCATTGCGATGAAGTCGGCAGAAATGGCGGCAGAAACGTTAATCCGCAAATTTAACGGAGAGCAGGTCGATTGGCAAAAAGAGTACGCTGAACCTTTGATGGTGGGAGTGAATACATTCCGAGCTTATGTTGAAGGTTGGTACGATAGCCGTTTTCAAGATGTGGTGTTTTATGAAAATGCCAATCCTGAAATAAAGAAAAAAATCAGCTCGATACTCGCCGGTTACGCATGGGATACCACTAATCCTTATGTTGCAAGTCCTGAAAAACGTTTAAAAACGCTAGCAGAATTGTGTCGAAATGGATAA
- a CDS encoding ApeI family dehydratase, which translates to MSIQRKPTIIKHQVQDNQVTLWLKVDSTIEDFKGHFAQFPLLPGVTQIDWAVFFGQQYLNAPSQFQSMEVIKFQEPILKNSLVKLELTWHSDKHKLYFHYYSESEHEPQTRTHSSGRIVLA; encoded by the coding sequence ATGAGCATACAACGAAAACCGACCATCATTAAACATCAGGTTCAAGACAACCAAGTCACTTTATGGTTGAAAGTCGACTCAACGATTGAAGACTTTAAAGGCCATTTCGCGCAGTTTCCACTGCTACCGGGCGTAACCCAAATAGACTGGGCGGTATTTTTTGGTCAGCAATACCTTAATGCGCCGAGTCAGTTTCAAAGCATGGAAGTAATTAAATTCCAAGAGCCTATCTTAAAGAATAGCCTCGTCAAACTGGAACTGACGTGGCACAGTGACAAGCATAAATTGTATTTTCATTATTATTCTGAAAGTGAACACGAGCCCCAGACTCGCACCCACTCTTCAGGACGCATTGTTTTAGCTTAA
- a CDS encoding COG4648 family protein: protein MRILTALSALLLLGYPVAVYYGLSRWGLGIVAILFAALFLLRIFSGHRTKLKELKYIALMSGGAGIILTLCAVIFRQHGWLTFYPVVVNGLLFALFFSSLWQSQTIIERLARLQEPDLPDSGVRYTRNVTKVWCGYFVINGGIALYTCFLPLEIWTLYNGLISYILTGILFAIEWLVRGYVRRSM, encoded by the coding sequence ATGCGCATACTAACGGCTTTATCTGCCCTGCTGTTACTGGGCTATCCAGTCGCAGTGTATTACGGATTAAGTCGTTGGGGCCTAGGCATAGTCGCGATCCTATTCGCGGCTTTATTTTTGCTACGTATTTTCTCAGGCCATCGCACTAAACTGAAAGAGCTCAAATACATCGCTTTGATGAGCGGTGGCGCGGGGATCATTTTAACCCTGTGCGCGGTTATTTTTCGTCAGCACGGTTGGCTGACATTCTACCCAGTGGTGGTCAATGGGTTATTGTTTGCCTTATTTTTTTCTAGCTTATGGCAATCTCAAACCATCATTGAACGTTTAGCTCGCCTGCAAGAGCCGGACTTACCTGACAGTGGTGTGCGTTATACTCGAAATGTTACCAAAGTCTGGTGTGGATACTTTGTTATCAATGGCGGTATTGCCTTGTATACCTGCTTCTTGCCATTGGAAATCTGGACCTTGTATAACGGCTTAATTAGCTACATTCTCACCGGCATCCTATTTGCGATTGAATGGCTGGTTCGTGGTTATGTTCGTCGCTCAATGTAG
- a CDS encoding beta-ketoacyl synthase chain length factor has product MSQIAFNIEQWHALSPGFETPCAWKNWCAENVTPAQTAFATDLIPAMMRRRMSSLSKIAVQTALYLKQTQAQPFDYLVFSSRHGELPRTVDLLQQVLQDEEASPMAFSQSVHNTSSGLFTIASKSPIPATSLAGCESSLHHALIEAAAYLYENPTHKVLVIDFDAPLPAPYDIYETSPAPPLYALGLVLSAGENTSLEWQVQSGDIAKFKPASQTLSVIQQLANDSCEWQIDDHRNHWLWQHKGHSN; this is encoded by the coding sequence ATGAGTCAGATTGCATTTAATATTGAGCAATGGCACGCACTCTCACCGGGCTTTGAAACGCCATGTGCTTGGAAAAACTGGTGCGCTGAAAATGTGACGCCTGCACAAACCGCTTTTGCTACAGACTTGATTCCTGCGATGATGCGACGTCGTATGAGCTCATTAAGCAAAATTGCGGTGCAAACTGCTCTGTACTTAAAGCAAACTCAAGCTCAGCCATTTGATTATCTTGTGTTTTCCAGTCGCCACGGTGAGCTTCCACGTACCGTCGACCTATTACAACAAGTGCTACAAGATGAAGAAGCCTCACCGATGGCCTTTTCTCAATCCGTACATAACACCAGCTCAGGCTTATTTACCATTGCCAGTAAAAGCCCAATCCCGGCGACTTCGCTTGCCGGGTGCGAATCGAGCTTACATCATGCCTTGATTGAAGCAGCCGCCTATTTATATGAAAACCCAACTCATAAAGTGCTAGTCATTGATTTCGACGCCCCACTACCTGCGCCTTATGATATTTACGAAACCTCCCCCGCGCCGCCACTTTATGCACTCGGATTAGTGCTGAGTGCTGGCGAAAATACTTCTCTTGAATGGCAAGTACAATCAGGAGATATTGCAAAATTTAAGCCGGCTTCCCAGACTTTAAGTGTCATACAGCAATTGGCAAATGATAGTTGCGAATGGCAAATCGATGACCATAGAAACCATTGGTTATGGCAACATAAAGGTCATTCAAATTAA
- a CDS encoding class I SAM-dependent methyltransferase, whose amino-acid sequence MKQYQHDPYSALEAKTEAQKLAFAPIVFHTARTLRDLGILATLETQPEHGMNAEQISQATGVSEYGVKVLLDMGLSARIVTWNDGNYVLARLGHSLLRDGMTIANMDFTADVCYAGMMHLTEAIQQGTPAGLKELGEWTTIYEGLSRLPEKAKESWFKFDHFYSDNTFPILLKQIFANQPQRIFDIGGNTGKWTLQCCQHDDQVNVTIIDLPQQIELAKQNIAEHGFSDRVDFFPANLLDKQQALPQGADVWWMSQFLDCFSPMEILSILRRVRASMSENADVYILELFWDAQRYEAASYSLNATSLYFTCLANGNSRFYRSEDFLEIVEEAGFTVNNRIDHIGLGHTLLHLKVR is encoded by the coding sequence GTGAAACAATACCAACACGATCCTTATTCAGCCTTAGAAGCGAAAACTGAAGCTCAGAAGTTGGCCTTTGCTCCTATCGTATTTCATACCGCTCGCACGTTACGCGACTTAGGTATTTTAGCCACCTTAGAAACTCAACCTGAACATGGCATGAATGCCGAGCAAATTTCGCAAGCCACAGGTGTGTCTGAGTATGGCGTTAAGGTTTTGCTCGATATGGGATTAAGCGCGCGTATCGTGACCTGGAATGATGGGAATTATGTTTTAGCTAGGTTGGGCCATTCTTTATTACGCGATGGCATGACCATTGCGAATATGGATTTCACCGCTGATGTTTGTTATGCCGGTATGATGCATTTAACCGAGGCCATTCAGCAAGGCACGCCAGCGGGTTTGAAAGAGTTGGGCGAGTGGACCACGATTTACGAAGGTTTATCTCGTTTACCAGAAAAGGCAAAAGAGAGCTGGTTTAAGTTCGATCATTTTTATTCCGATAATACGTTCCCGATTTTACTCAAACAAATTTTTGCCAATCAACCACAACGTATTTTTGATATTGGTGGTAATACCGGTAAATGGACTTTGCAGTGTTGCCAGCATGATGATCAAGTCAATGTCACCATTATTGACTTGCCACAACAGATTGAGTTGGCAAAACAAAACATTGCCGAACATGGGTTTTCTGACCGAGTGGATTTCTTCCCAGCCAACCTGCTTGATAAGCAACAAGCATTACCTCAAGGTGCTGATGTATGGTGGATGAGCCAATTTTTAGATTGCTTCTCACCAATGGAAATTTTGAGCATTTTACGCCGCGTGCGTGCTTCTATGTCTGAGAATGCGGACGTGTATATTCTTGAATTATTCTGGGATGCACAGCGTTATGAAGCCGCCTCGTATAGCTTGAATGCAACATCGTTGTATTTTACGTGTTTAGCCAATGGCAACAGCCGTTTTTACCGCAGTGAAGATTTTTTAGAGATCGTTGAAGAGGCCGGTTTTACGGTGAATAATCGCATCGACCATATTGGCTTAGGGCATACTTTGCTGCATTTGAAAGTGAGATAA
- a CDS encoding acyl carrier protein — MTEMTRDEVFNQVKDAFVELFEIDADDITPEAKLYQELDLDSIDAVDLVVHLQKLTGKKIQPDEFKAVRTVNDVVDAVVELLKEK, encoded by the coding sequence ATGACAGAAATGACCCGAGATGAAGTATTCAACCAAGTCAAAGACGCTTTTGTTGAATTATTTGAAATTGATGCAGACGACATTACGCCAGAAGCAAAACTCTACCAAGAACTCGATCTTGATAGTATTGATGCAGTCGATCTTGTGGTGCATCTACAAAAATTGACTGGCAAAAAGATCCAACCGGACGAATTTAAAGCCGTACGCACTGTGAATGATGTCGTTGATGCGGTTGTTGAGCTGCTCAAGGAAAAATAA